Proteins found in one Takifugu rubripes chromosome 15, fTakRub1.2, whole genome shotgun sequence genomic segment:
- the smyd4 gene encoding SET and MYND domain-containing protein 4, with protein MDLPCLRWQEHVAQKWIGLETEQREQFISFEEIDDVFNYARALITPDDLDVLQSLSADHSVQKDAAQAAKCRERGNCSFKSRDYTAAVLHYSQGVCSAPPGSEQLSLCYANRSAALFYLQQYQESIGDMDKALNHGYPSHLLHKLEQRRTQCIKHLTLGENAKKVDINPALKKGSKPVSDGNVTFGTFGICSQAAVGFNPEKGRHLVATEKVAAGDVILSDRPYSCVLIPGRKEVQGKEIKHSNDGDILFGMEHKLCHRCLTETLCPLPCDGCSYSRYCSASCQQEAWEEHHRWECPLGAELMVMGVLSQLALRVALKAGKKNIQRGRVHANSKSSNPSFQTSHDGGSYLSVFHLLHHLNLHSPRLRFLCAFTVAMLYLKLSIAVPSLASRDPSEHLGGQLNSQLPEEKKGVSDGDQESWILGSAALRHLLQLRCNAQAVVMLQESGSEKSPVQANQEIRIATAIFPTLSLLNHSCCPNTSLLFSTGTSGAPHASEPSPEGVSAERSSRGVTVTVRAAKVITAGQEILHCYGPHSRRMSTSDRQRLLQEQYYFLCQCRACSLPTEPLGQDQPSGLQCGKCKGQFEKSREDAGIRYMCVRAACGHSVSSSEVSRRLLVIKDDLEKAVNLMESERPDEALGLLRRTQCQSGAILAETHPLQGELADATARAYATMGDWKNASSHLERSALATASQYGEDSIELGHQLFKLAQLHFNGGARGPALSVISKVRRLLCLHLGPQCQELQELQAMEDCLRG; from the exons ATGGATCTTCCGTGCCTGCGGTGGCAAGAACATGTTGCACAGAAATGGATTGGACTGGAGACTGAACAAAGGGAGCAGTTCATTTCCTTTGAGGAAATAGATGATGTTTTCAATTATGCCCGAGCACTAATAAC CCCAGATGATCTGGATGTTTTGCAGTCACTCTCTGCAGACCACTCTGTACAGAAGGATGCTGCTCAAGCAGCAAAatgcagagaaagagggaacTGCAGCTTCAAGAGTCGAGACTATACCGCAGCAGTTCTGCACTACTCACAG GGTGTGTGTTCTGCCCCTCCAGGTTCTGAGCAGCTCTCTCTGTGTTATGCCAACCGCTCGGCTGCACTCTTCTACCTGCAGCAGTACCAG GAATCCATTGGTGACATGGACAAGGCTCTCAACCACGGTTATCCCTCTCATCTTTTACACAAATTAGAACAGCGTCGCACACAGTGCATCAAACATCTAACCTTAGgtgaaaatgcaaaaaaggtGGACATTAATCCTGCTTTAAAGAAAGGTTCAAAACCTGTTAGTGACGGAAATGTCACATTTGGAACGTTTGGCATTTGTTCTCAAGCTGCTGTTGGCTTCAATCCTGAGAAAGGACGACACCTAGTGGCTACAGAAAAAGTTGCAGCTGGAGATGTAATTCTCAGTGACAGGCCTTATAGTTGTGTGCTCATAccagggaggaaggaggtgcaagggaaagaaataaagcacagcAACGATGGGGACATTCTGTTTGGAATGGAGCACAAGCTCTGTCACAGATGCTTAACTGAAACACTCTGTCCCTTGCCTTGTGATGGGTGTAGTTACAGCCGTTATTGCTCAGCTTCGTGCCAGCAAGAAGCCTGGGAAGAGCATCACCGCTGGGAATGTCCTCTGGGAGCTGAGCTGATGGTTATGGGTGTGTTGTCACAGCTTGCTTTAAGGGTAGCACTCAAAGCagggaagaaaaacatccaAAGAGGGAGGGTGCATGCAAACTCAAAATCTAGCAATCCCTCCTTTCAAACTTCACACGACGGTGGTTCTTACCTgagtgtgttccacctgttgCACCACCTGAATCTGCACAGCCCAAGGCTGCGTTTCCTGTGTGCCTTCACGGTTGCAATGTTGTACCTAAAGCTCAGCATAGCTGTGCCTTCACTTGCATCCCGGGACCCCAGCGAACACTTAGGAGGTCAGTTAAACAGCCAATtaccagaggagaagaaaggggtATCAGATGGGGACCAGGAGTCGTGGATTCTTGGAAGTGCAGCTCTCAGacacctcctgcagctgaggTGTAATGCTCAGGCAGTCGTCATGCTGCAAGAGTCAG GAAGTGAGAAATCTCCAGTACAGGCCAACCAGGAGATCCGCATCGCCACTGCGATATTCCCAACTCTTAGTCTTCTCAATCATTCCTGCTGTCCGAACACCAGCCTGTTGTTCAGCACCGGCACCAGTGGCGCTCCTCATGCTTCAGAGCCATCCCCAGAGGGTGTATCTGCAGAAAGATCCTCCCGTGGCGTCACAGTAACTGTCAGAGCTGCCAAAGTTATCACTGCTGGGCAAGAGATCCTGCATTGTTATG GTCCTCACAGCAGGAGGATGAGCACCTCAGACCGCCAgcggctcctgcaggagcagtaCTACTTCCTCTGTCAGTGCCGAGCCTGCAGTCTGCCGACGGAGCCGCTGGGCCAAGACCAGCCTTCGGGTCTTCAGTGTGGAAAATGCAAAGGCCAATTTGAA AAAAGCCGTGAGGATGCTGGGATCAGGTACATGTGTGTGCGGGCGGCCTGCGGTCACAGCGTGTCGTCTTCAGAAGTGAGTCGCCGGCTGCTGGTCATTAAAGATGACCTGGAGAAGGCCGTGAACCTCATGGAGAGCGAGAGGCCTG aTGAGGCTCTCGGGCTGCTGAGACGGACACAGTGTCAGTCAGGAGCGATCCTCGCAGAGACGCACCCGCTGCAGGGCGAGCTGGCAGATGCTACGGCCAGAGCGTACGCTACAATGG GCGACTGGAAAAATGCATCCTCTCACCTGGAGCGAAGCGCTCTAGCCACCGCATCCCAGTATGGAGAGGACAGCATTGAACTGGGTCATCAACTCTTTAAATTAGCTCAGCTACACTTTAACGG TGGAGCCAGAGGACCGGCCCTCTCCGTCATCTCCAAGGTCAGGCGCCTCCTCTGCCTTCACTTAGGTCCTCAGTgtcaggagctacaggagctacaaGCTATGGAGGATTGTCTACGAGGGTAG
- the tpbgl gene encoding trophoblast glycoprotein-like — protein sequence MRLFRLSKSLFPSWIPRCLCCVALLWSLLPPVRTDDACPSSCICARDSGTVTCQDGEDTEAPGDIPEWTSTLTVTGRNISTLQRGAFVDNGTKLDMATLSLSDNGMQVIEPYAFLGLPGLRVLDLSHNQLSSISARAFHGLPELRSLYLNDTVSPAAVTQLSIALNTQSLRNLRRLELAGNRLKSVLLMRFDIYNLHTLVLVNNSIQSIGWENVTNLYQQRNLQVYLSFNPFRCTCDLEVFYYWLKNSSQCPDVGQLLCSDPETKKGLPLEMLRPADVDCMNENLETVSYVFLGIVLALIGVVFLMVLYLNRGGIKRWLNNIREACRDHMEVYHYRYEQDSDPRLANVAV from the coding sequence ATGAGGCTGTTCCGCCTTTCCAAGAGTCTTTTCCCCTCCTGGATTCCGCGGTGTTTGTGCTGTGTGGCGCTGCTGTGGTCGCTCCTtcctcctgtcaggacggaTGACGCTTGCCCGTCATCCTGCATCTGTGCCAGAGACTCGGGGACGGTTACCTGCCAGGATGGGGAGGACACCGAGGCGCCAGGTGACATACCGGAGTGGACGTCCACCCTGACAGTCACGGGGAGAAACATTTCAACTTTGCAGCGCGGTGCGTTCGTGGACAACGGCACGAAGTTAGACATGGCAACCCTGTCGCTGTCCGACAATGGAATGCAGGTCATTGAACCCTACGCATTCCTGGGACTCCCCGGATTGCGCGTACTGGATCTGAGCCACAATCAGCTGAGCTCTATCTCAGCCAGGGCGTTTCACGGGTTACCCGAGCTGCGCTCTCTTTACCTGAATGACACCGTTTCGCCGGCGGCTGTGACGCAGCTCTCTATTGCGCTCAACACCCAAAGTTTGCGCAACCTCCGCAGACTAGAGTTGGCGGGAAACCGGTTAAAATCTGTGCTTCTGATGAGATTTGACATCTACAACCTGCACACGCTGGTCTTGGTGAACAACTCTATACAGAGCATCGGGTGGGAAAACGTCACCAACTTGTACCAGCAGAGAAACCTCCAGGTCTACCTGTCCTTTAACCCGTTCAGGTGCACCTGTGACCTAGAGGTGTTTTATTACTGGTTGAAGAACTCCTCCCAGTGTCCAGACGTGGGGCAGCTCCTGTGCAGCGACCCAGAGACCAAGAAAGGTCTTCCACTGGAGATGCTCCGGCCGGCCGATGTGGACTGCATGAACGAGAACCTGGAAACGGTTTCGTACGTGTTCCTCGGGATTGTGTTGGCACTGATCGGCGTGGTCTTCCTCATGGTGCTCTACCTCAACCGGGGGGGCATCAAGCGATGGCTGAATAACATCAGGGAGGCATGCAGAGACCACATGGAGGTCTACCATTACCGTTACGAGCAGGACTCGGATCCCAGGCTGGCCAACGTGGCTGTTTAA